The proteins below come from a single Ictidomys tridecemlineatus isolate mIctTri1 chromosome 8, mIctTri1.hap1, whole genome shotgun sequence genomic window:
- the LOC144364709 gene encoding serpin B9-like, with protein MDSLSKANGTFACQVLKMLCQDRPSQNVFFSPLSISSALAMVLLGAKGNTKVQMAQALSLNTEEDIHKNFQMLLTQVNKPGSKYLLTTANRLFGEKTCDFLSTFKESCLQFYHAELELLSFAEATEESREHVNSWVSKETKGKIQVLLPPNSIDEQARLVLVNAIYFKGTWDEPFNKTCTCEMPFKINQKEEIPVQMMCQETYFNIGYVNEVHTQVLELPYVGKELSMIILLPDDGVDLSSVEHNLTFEKFIAWTKAASMKNIDVEVLLPRFKLQEDYDMKSVLQHLGMVDAFQQGQADFSAMSTETDLCLSKVVHKSVVEVNEEGTEAAAVTGEEMDNCSAYLRRFRADHPFLFFIRHNKTNTLLFCGRFSSP; from the exons ATGGATTCTCTTTCAAAAGCAAATGGCACCTTTGCCTGCCAGGTTTTGAAGATGCTGTGTCAAGACAGACCTtcacaaaatgtgtttttttctcctctgagcaTCTCCTCTGCCCTGGCCATGGTCCTCCTGGGGGCAAAGGGCAACACCAAGGTCCAGATGGCTCAG GCACTGTCTTTAAACACAGAGGAAGACATCCATAAAAACTTCCAGATGCTTCTCACCCAAGTGAACAAGCCTGGCTCAAAGTACTTGCTTACAACAGCCAACAGGCTCTTTGGAGAGAAGACCTGTGATTTCCTCTCA ACATTTAAGGAGTCCTGTCTTCAGTTCTATCATGCGGAGCTGGAGCTGCTGTCCTTTGCTGAAGCTACAGAGGAGTCCAGGGAGCATGTAAACAGCTGGGTCTCAAAAGAGACAAAAG GAAAAATTCAAGTGTTGCTGCCACCTAACTCCATTGATGAGCAGGCCAGGCTGGTTCTTGTCAATGCCATCTACTTCAAAGGAACATGGGACGAGCCATTTAACAAAACATGCACATGTGAAATGCCCTTTAAAATAAACCAG AAGGAGGAAATACCAGTGCAGATGATGTGTCAGGAAACTTATTTTAATATTGGCTATGTAAATGAGGTGCACACACAGGTGTTGGAGTTGCCCTACGTCGGCAAGGAGCTGAGCATGATCATTCTGCTCCCAGACGATGGTGTGGATCTCAGCTCG GTGGAACATAACCTGACTTTTGAGAAATTCATAGCCTGGACCAAGGCAGCCTCTATGAAGAATATTGACGTGGAAGTTCTCCTTCCGAGATTTAAACTGCAGGAGGATTATGACATGAAGTCTGTGCTTCAGCATCTGGGAATGGTCGATGCCTTCCAACAGGGCCAGGCTGACTTCTCTGCCATGTCAACTGAGACAGACCTGTGTCTGTCCAAGGTTGTGCACAAGAGTGTCGTGGAGGTGAATGAAGAAGGTACTGAGGCTGCAGCGGTTACGGGCGAAGAGATGGACAACTGTTCAGCCTATTTACGGAGGTTCCGTGCTGACCaccccttcctcttcttcattAGGCATAACAAAACTAATACCCTTCTGTTCTGTGGCAGGTTCTCATCTCCCTAA